A part of Populus alba chromosome 8, ASM523922v2, whole genome shotgun sequence genomic DNA contains:
- the LOC118052265 gene encoding large ribosomal subunit protein eL33w codes for MVKGRQGERVRLYVRGTILGYKRSKSNQYPNTSLIQIEGVNTKEEVAWYAGKRMAYIYKAKVKKQGSHYRCIWGKVTRPHGNSGVVRAKFKSNLPPKSMGTRVRVFMYPSNI; via the exons ATGGTGAAGGGACGCCAAGGAGAGCGAGTCAG gcTTTATGTCAGAGGCACAATCTTGGGTTACAAGAG GTCGAAGTCCAACCAATATCCCAACACATCACTGATCCAGATTGAGGGAGTCAACACCAAGGAAGAAGTTGCATGGTATGCTGGTAAGCGCATGGCATACATCTACAAGGCCAAGGTGAAGAAGCAAGGATCCCATTATCGCTGCATTTGGGGCAAGGTCACAAGGCCTCATGGAAACAGCGGTGTTGTCAGAGCTAAGTTCAAGTCTAACCTGCCTCCAAAGtccatg GGAACTCGTGTTAGAGTTTTCATGTATCCGAGCAACATTTGA